A DNA window from Citrobacter tructae contains the following coding sequences:
- the ssuC gene encoding aliphatic sulfonate ABC transporter permease SsuC, producing the protein MATPKNRWLLRLAPWFLPLALVAVWQVSSSMGWLSTRILPSPQGVVEAFWTLSASGELWQHLAISSWRAAIGFSIGGSIGLTLGLISGLSRWGERLLDTSVQMLRNVPHLALIPLVILWFGIDESAKIFLVALGTLFPIYINTWHGIRNVDRGLVEMARSYGLSGISLFIHVILPGALPSIMVGVRFALGLMWLTLIVAETISANAGIGYLAMNAREFLQTDVVVVAIILYALLGKLADVSAQLLERIWLRWNPAYHAKEATV; encoded by the coding sequence ATGGCAACGCCGAAAAACAGGTGGTTACTGCGCCTTGCTCCGTGGTTTTTACCGCTCGCTCTGGTGGCGGTCTGGCAGGTCTCATCATCAATGGGCTGGTTATCCACCCGCATTCTGCCCTCCCCGCAAGGCGTGGTGGAAGCCTTTTGGACGCTTTCCGCCAGCGGCGAGCTTTGGCAGCATCTGGCGATCAGCTCCTGGCGGGCTGCGATCGGCTTTTCCATCGGCGGATCGATTGGACTGACGCTGGGATTGATAAGCGGCCTGTCACGCTGGGGCGAACGCTTGCTGGACACCTCGGTGCAGATGCTGCGTAACGTCCCACATCTGGCGCTAATCCCGCTGGTAATTTTGTGGTTCGGTATTGATGAATCCGCCAAGATCTTTCTCGTCGCACTGGGGACGTTGTTCCCGATTTACATCAACACCTGGCACGGGATCCGCAATGTCGATCGTGGGCTGGTGGAGATGGCACGCAGCTATGGGTTATCCGGTATTTCACTGTTTATCCATGTGATCCTACCCGGCGCTCTGCCCTCGATCATGGTCGGCGTGCGTTTTGCCCTCGGGCTGATGTGGTTGACACTTATCGTCGCGGAAACCATTTCGGCTAATGCTGGCATCGGCTATCTGGCAATGAATGCCCGCGAGTTTTTGCAAACGGATGTGGTGGTGGTGGCCATCATTCTCTACGCCCTGCTCGGCAAGCTTGCCGACGTCAGCGCGCAATTACTGGAACGTATCTGGCTACGCTGGAACCCGGCTTACCATGCGAAGGAGGCCACCGTATGA
- the ssuB gene encoding aliphatic sulfonates ABC transporter ATP-binding protein, with protein sequence MNTARLNQGTPLLLSGVTKRYGANTVLNQLDLHIPAGQFVAVVGRSGGGKSTLLRLLAGLESPNAGELLAGTTPLADIQDDTRMMFQDARLLPWKSVIDNVGLGLKNNWQDAARDALTSVGLENRALEWPAALSGGQKQRVALARALIHRPGLLLLDEPLGALDALTRLEMQDLIVSLWQEHGFTVLLVTHDVSEAVAMADRVLLIEDEKIGLDLTVDIPRPRRMGSVRLAELEAEVLNRVMQRGYTEQAVRRHG encoded by the coding sequence ATGAATACCGCTCGTTTAAATCAGGGCACGCCGCTACTGCTTAGTGGCGTGACGAAACGCTACGGCGCCAATACGGTGCTCAATCAGTTAGATTTGCACATTCCGGCAGGTCAATTTGTCGCCGTGGTCGGTCGCAGCGGCGGCGGAAAAAGTACATTGCTACGTCTGCTGGCCGGTCTGGAATCGCCTAACGCAGGGGAATTACTCGCCGGAACCACACCGCTGGCGGATATTCAGGATGATACGCGGATGATGTTCCAGGATGCGCGCCTGCTACCGTGGAAATCGGTTATCGATAACGTAGGTCTGGGTCTGAAAAACAACTGGCAAGATGCTGCCCGTGATGCGCTAACTTCCGTTGGGCTGGAAAACCGGGCGCTGGAATGGCCTGCCGCCCTTTCTGGTGGGCAAAAACAACGCGTGGCGCTGGCACGTGCATTAATCCATCGTCCCGGATTGCTGTTGCTGGATGAACCACTCGGCGCGCTGGATGCACTCACCCGCCTGGAAATGCAGGATTTGATAGTCTCTTTGTGGCAAGAACACGGTTTTACCGTACTGCTGGTCACCCATGACGTCAGCGAAGCCGTGGCAATGGCCGATCGCGTGTTGTTGATTGAGGACGAGAAAATCGGTCTGGACTTGACGGTAGATATCCCGCGTCCAAGGCGGATGGGTTCAGTGCGCCTGGCGGAACTCGAAGCGGAAGTGTTGAATCGGGTGATGCAGAGGGGGTATACCGAGCAGGCAGTACGTCGACACGGCTGA